A region from the Deinococcus terrestris genome encodes:
- a CDS encoding aminotransferase-like domain-containing protein: MTPTLPTRPDVDFAARFSARAGRMSVSAIRELLKLTQRPEIISFAGGLPAPELFPLDAIRTAANTVLDRYGPAAVQYGTTEGHLPLREWIAAQTPGLTPGHVQIVTGSQQGLDLLGKILIDEGDVVLVEAPTYLGALQSFQPYGPRYVELPTDEHGIDVDALEDVLKAHPAKLLYAIPNFQNPTGRTLSLERRRRLVELTAQYGVLVLEDDPYGKLRFRGEALPNLFTLGLEHAGGDPERNHVLYSGSFSKTLVPGLRDAWVQGPHLIIEKLVQAKQGADLHTPIFNQMIITELVADVLPRQIEIVKKAYGERAQDMVGRIREHFPAGVQFTEPEGGMFLWVTLPEALDTTELFPRALERGVAYVPGRPFFALGGGANTMRLSYSSAGPEQIERGIRALAETFREAMD, from the coding sequence ATGACCCCCACCCTCCCCACGCGGCCCGACGTGGACTTCGCGGCCCGGTTCTCGGCCCGTGCCGGGCGCATGAGTGTCAGCGCCATCCGCGAACTTCTGAAGCTCACGCAGCGCCCCGAGATCATCTCGTTCGCGGGGGGCCTGCCCGCCCCCGAGCTGTTCCCGCTGGACGCGATCCGCACGGCCGCCAACACGGTTCTCGACCGCTACGGCCCCGCCGCCGTGCAGTACGGCACGACTGAGGGCCACCTGCCGCTGCGCGAGTGGATCGCCGCCCAGACCCCCGGGCTGACGCCGGGGCACGTGCAGATCGTGACCGGCAGCCAGCAGGGCCTCGACCTGCTGGGCAAGATTCTGATTGACGAGGGCGACGTGGTGCTGGTGGAAGCCCCGACCTACCTGGGGGCGCTGCAATCCTTCCAGCCCTACGGCCCGCGCTATGTGGAGCTGCCCACCGACGAGCACGGCATCGACGTGGACGCGCTGGAGGACGTGCTGAAGGCGCACCCGGCCAAGCTGCTGTACGCGATTCCCAACTTCCAGAACCCCACCGGGCGCACCCTGAGCCTGGAGCGCCGCCGCCGATTGGTCGAGCTGACCGCCCAGTACGGCGTGCTGGTGCTGGAAGACGACCCTTACGGCAAGCTGCGCTTCCGGGGCGAGGCGCTGCCCAACCTCTTCACGCTGGGCCTGGAGCACGCGGGCGGCGACCCCGAGCGCAACCACGTGCTGTACTCGGGGTCCTTTTCCAAGACGCTGGTGCCGGGGCTGCGCGACGCCTGGGTGCAGGGGCCGCACCTCATCATCGAGAAGCTGGTGCAGGCCAAGCAGGGCGCCGACCTGCACACGCCGATTTTCAACCAGATGATCATCACCGAGCTGGTGGCAGATGTGCTGCCGCGTCAGATCGAGATCGTGAAAAAGGCCTACGGCGAGCGGGCGCAGGACATGGTGGGCCGCATCCGCGAGCACTTCCCGGCGGGGGTGCAATTCACCGAGCCCGAGGGCGGCATGTTCCTGTGGGTCACGCTGCCGGAGGCGCTGGACACCACCGAACTGTTCCCGCGTGCCCTGGAACGCGGCGTGGCCTACGTGCCGGGCCGCCCCTTCTTCGCGCTGGGCGGCGGGGCCAACACCATGCGCCTGAGCTATTCCAGCGCTGGCCCCGAGCAGATCGAGCGCGGCATCCGGGCGCTGGCCGAGACGTTCCGGGAGGCGATGGACTGA
- the murI gene encoding glutamate racemase, with amino-acid sequence MTPPPTPPEAPLGVFDSGVGGLSVLAELRRALPGQDFLYLADTAHVPIGGRPDEEIRYLTDRAVSALHARGAGGVVVACNTASAFSLTHLRERYGPDFPVIGLVPAVKPAVAATRTGVVGVLATPGTLRGTLLKDVIERFAHPAGVRVLTAVSAELVPLVEAGQAGGERARAVLREVLTPLAGAGADQLVLGCTHYPFLAPSIRAEFGDTFALVDSGAAVARHTRNVLSASGRLREGTGGGHVTYLVTGDPAAARPVIALLMGEDGHNVTVQQVTT; translated from the coding sequence ATGACCCCGCCGCCGACCCCTCCCGAGGCTCCCCTGGGCGTGTTCGACTCCGGTGTCGGCGGCCTGAGCGTGCTGGCCGAGTTGCGCCGGGCGCTGCCGGGACAGGACTTCCTGTATCTCGCGGACACGGCCCATGTGCCCATCGGGGGGCGGCCCGACGAGGAAATTCGTTATCTCACCGACCGGGCGGTCTCGGCGCTGCACGCGCGGGGGGCGGGGGGCGTGGTCGTGGCCTGCAACACGGCCTCGGCGTTCAGCCTGACGCACCTGCGGGAGCGGTACGGCCCGGACTTCCCCGTGATTGGCCTCGTGCCCGCCGTCAAGCCCGCCGTGGCCGCCACGCGCACGGGGGTGGTGGGCGTGCTTGCCACGCCGGGGACCCTGCGCGGCACGCTCCTCAAGGACGTGATCGAACGCTTCGCGCACCCGGCCGGAGTGCGGGTCCTGACCGCTGTGAGCGCCGAACTCGTGCCGCTGGTGGAGGCGGGGCAGGCGGGGGGCGAGCGGGCGCGGGCCGTGCTGCGCGAGGTGCTGACGCCGCTGGCGGGGGCGGGGGCCGATCAACTCGTGTTGGGCTGCACCCACTATCCCTTCCTGGCCCCGAGCATCCGCGCCGAGTTCGGGGACACCTTCGCGCTGGTGGACTCGGGGGCGGCGGTGGCGCGGCACACCCGCAACGTGCTCTCGGCGTCGGGAAGGCTGCGGGAGGGGACGGGGGGCGGGCACGTCACCTACCTCGTGACGGGGGACCCAGCGGCGGCGCGGCCGGTCATCGCTCTTCTCATGGGCGAAGACGGGCACAATGTCACGGTGCAGCAGGTGACGACTTGA
- the rph gene encoding ribonuclease PH, with amino-acid sequence MTSSPSSRLPVREGRDLLTPRPLTLERAINPHAPGSAHLKLGRTEILATVSIEDKPAPHMRGKKEGWLTAEYAMLPRATTDRQARERNLQNGRRHEIQRLLGRALRASIDLRHFRNQTLYVDCDVLVADGGTRVASVLAGYAALHDLCDRLIHSGTLTEWPLVHTVGAASVGLVGDELRVDLDYAEDKVARADLNVVATAGGLVIEAQGGAEEGPISPEEYVRLLTAGVEAVGGLLRELERQL; translated from the coding sequence TTGACCTCTTCCCCCTCTTCCCGGCTTCCCGTGCGCGAGGGCCGCGACCTCCTGACCCCCCGGCCGCTGACGCTGGAGCGGGCCATCAACCCCCACGCGCCCGGCAGCGCCCACCTGAAACTCGGGCGCACGGAAATCCTGGCGACCGTGAGCATCGAGGACAAACCCGCCCCCCACATGCGCGGCAAAAAGGAAGGTTGGCTGACCGCCGAGTATGCCATGCTGCCCCGCGCCACCACCGACCGGCAGGCCCGCGAGCGCAACCTGCAAAACGGTCGCCGCCACGAGATTCAGCGGCTGCTCGGGCGGGCGCTGCGGGCCAGCATCGACCTGCGGCACTTTCGCAACCAGACCCTCTACGTGGACTGCGACGTACTGGTCGCCGACGGCGGCACCCGCGTCGCCAGCGTGCTGGCCGGGTACGCTGCGCTGCACGACCTGTGCGACCGCCTGATCCACTCCGGCACGCTGACCGAGTGGCCGCTGGTCCACACGGTCGGCGCCGCCAGCGTGGGGCTGGTGGGCGACGAATTGCGCGTGGACCTCGACTACGCCGAGGACAAGGTGGCGCGGGCCGACCTCAACGTGGTCGCCACCGCCGGGGGGCTGGTCATCGAGGCGCAGGGCGGCGCGGAGGAAGGCCCCATCTCGCCGGAGGAGTACGTGCGGCTGCTCACGGCGGGCGTGGAGGCGGTGGGCGGGCTCCTGCGGGAGCTGGAGCGGCAACTCTAG
- a CDS encoding DoxX family protein — MSVTGAIGRALLASIFIKNGLDHLQNPEPIVRATRGAEIPQPELAVKANSAVLVGAGTLLALGIAPRAASAALAISLVPTTVIGHPFWDREGRERQQQQNQFLKNLALFGALLAVGSRR; from the coding sequence ATGAGCGTGACGGGAGCCATTGGGCGGGCGCTGCTCGCCAGCATCTTCATCAAAAACGGGCTGGACCACCTTCAGAATCCCGAGCCCATCGTGCGGGCCACGCGCGGCGCGGAGATTCCCCAGCCCGAGCTGGCGGTCAAGGCCAACAGCGCCGTGCTAGTGGGCGCCGGAACGCTCCTCGCGCTGGGCATCGCCCCCCGCGCGGCGAGCGCGGCGCTGGCGATCAGCCTGGTGCCGACCACCGTGATCGGCCATCCCTTCTGGGACCGCGAGGGCCGCGAGCGTCAGCAGCAGCAAAACCAGTTCCTGAAGAACCTGGCCTTGTTTGGGGCGCTGTTGGCCGTGGGCAGCCGCCGCTAG
- a CDS encoding methyltransferase yields MSVILPALRVTLAEAGEVTFTVPDPDLGLGLYAGEATAHGLHRPWQAWTDLADLLGAHLLTPERAGEGRVRLRLRAWANTPEPDAGGYGAGGGWARVDKLEDPVFLFALVEALRRVSPPEGGRVLALGVNRGRELDALELAFPGRTLEVVGVDLDASALAAARGRHPGGTFLELDVTTLPRPELGRFDLILALSLLQSPGIRQDVLLAALRRHHLTPAGGFVLGYPNARYRDGLLSYGARLRNFARPDLSLLAADVTEARRGLQKAGFKVFVTGKYEVLVTAIPAGARTPTGLEL; encoded by the coding sequence ATGTCCGTGATCCTGCCCGCCCTCCGCGTGACTCTGGCCGAAGCGGGCGAGGTCACGTTCACCGTTCCCGACCCCGACCTGGGGCTGGGCCTCTACGCGGGGGAGGCGACCGCGCACGGCCTGCACCGCCCCTGGCAAGCCTGGACCGACCTCGCGGACCTGCTGGGAGCACACCTGCTCACCCCGGAGCGGGCGGGGGAAGGGCGCGTGCGACTGCGGCTGCGGGCCTGGGCGAATACACCCGAACCCGACGCCGGGGGCTACGGGGCGGGGGGCGGCTGGGCGCGGGTCGACAAGCTCGAAGACCCGGTGTTCCTCTTCGCACTGGTGGAGGCCCTGCGCCGAGTCAGTCCCCCGGAGGGCGGCCGGGTCCTCGCCCTGGGGGTGAACCGGGGCCGGGAACTGGACGCGTTGGAGTTGGCCTTTCCTGGCCGAACGCTGGAAGTCGTCGGGGTAGACCTGGACGCCTCGGCCCTCGCCGCAGCGCGGGGGCGGCATCCCGGTGGCACCTTCCTGGAACTCGACGTGACCACCCTGCCCCGTCCAGAGTTAGGCCGCTTCGACCTGATCCTCGCGCTGAGCCTGCTCCAGAGCCCCGGCATTCGGCAGGACGTGCTGCTCGCGGCCCTGCGGCGGCACCACCTCACGCCTGCGGGGGGCTTCGTGCTGGGCTACCCCAATGCCCGCTACCGCGACGGGCTGCTGAGCTACGGCGCGAGGCTCCGCAACTTCGCCCGCCCCGACCTCAGCCTGCTCGCCGCCGACGTGACCGAAGCCCGCCGGGGACTGCAAAAGGCGGGCTTCAAGGTCTTCGTGACAGGCAAATACGAGGTGCTCGTCACGGCCATTCCGGCGGGGGCGCGGACGCCAACTGGGTTGGAGCTGTAA